Proteins from a genomic interval of Streptomyces sp. NBC_00820:
- a CDS encoding SDR family oxidoreductase codes for MGNGANGALSGAVIAVAGAGGPAGRATLTRLAEAGAIVVGADNDATRLAEAVDAARYANGGATVVGETVDLLDLDSTRAWADRIEKEFGRVDGLVHLVGGWRGSASFGESDLADWDLLEKLLIRTVQHTSLAFYDALQRGGNGRYLLISAAGASKPTAGNAAYSAAKAAAEAWTLAMADGFRKAGTAGEGDGPRAAAAILVVKALVHDAMRAERPNAKFAGFTDVKDLAEAVVGVWDEPAAEVNGNRLWLTEKP; via the coding sequence ATGGGGAACGGGGCGAACGGGGCTCTCAGCGGCGCGGTGATCGCGGTCGCGGGCGCGGGCGGGCCCGCGGGGCGCGCGACCCTGACGCGGCTCGCCGAGGCGGGCGCGATCGTCGTCGGCGCGGACAACGACGCCACCCGGCTCGCGGAGGCCGTGGACGCGGCCCGCTACGCCAACGGCGGCGCCACGGTCGTCGGCGAGACGGTCGACCTGCTCGACCTCGACTCGACCCGCGCCTGGGCCGACCGCATCGAGAAGGAGTTCGGCCGAGTCGACGGGCTGGTGCACCTGGTCGGCGGCTGGCGCGGCAGCGCCTCCTTCGGCGAGAGCGACCTCGCCGACTGGGACCTGCTGGAGAAGCTGCTGATCCGCACCGTCCAGCACACCTCCCTGGCCTTCTACGACGCCCTCCAGCGTGGCGGCAACGGCCGCTACCTGCTGATCAGCGCCGCCGGCGCGTCGAAGCCCACCGCCGGCAACGCCGCGTACTCCGCCGCCAAGGCCGCCGCCGAGGCGTGGACCCTCGCCATGGCCGACGGCTTCCGCAAGGCGGGGACCGCCGGGGAAGGCGACGGGCCGCGCGCCGCTGCTGCCATCCTGGTGGTGAAGGCGCTGGTGCACGACGCGATGCGCGCCGAACGCCCCAACGCGAAGTTCGCGGGCTTCACGGACGTCAAGGACCTGGCCGAGGCCGTCGTGGGCGTCTGGGACGAGCCCGCCGCCGAAGTGAACGGAAACCGTCTGTGGCTGACCGAGAAGCCGTGA
- a CDS encoding DUF6421 family protein: MTEILVQAGAGEQVSPQTRVVDDPAWPVLKDAVERIRPWQSKDGSIDFEAEGAPGRADAEAAVRRVVESVERLAPLLPHDAAYHEALVGDLRRWAEGGFRVPDFLDSLLAFQPAAGRADGLQHLVVFPMYTQNGNPDRNLEAVVLRMVWPEWLAELERTRYDNPLFCGITFEDFTSGYDTNSAVLFPETIAVREAPERFSWGGIFCDREAARFRRVTDAAVGILGLELPEDIAAMVHDQKRCEEAFVLWDMVHDRTHSHGDLPFDPFMIKQRQPFWMYGLEELRCDLTAFKEAVKLQADGVPQARDVQYAVLFDRMFRFPVTGDRVRNYDGVGGQLLFAYLHKHDVVRWTDNRLSIDWERAPQVTNQLCAEIEKLYRDGIDRPKLVHWFAGYELVATYLAPHPGSKWAKGPDALDLTQPPRKLVDDVLPDEFPLSMFYEALSKKLKNVIASTKGITANGAERIAA; this comes from the coding sequence ATGACGGAAATTCTTGTGCAGGCAGGCGCGGGGGAGCAGGTTTCTCCACAGACCCGGGTGGTCGACGACCCCGCCTGGCCCGTGCTCAAGGATGCGGTGGAGCGGATCCGGCCATGGCAGTCCAAGGACGGATCGATCGACTTCGAGGCCGAGGGCGCCCCCGGGCGCGCCGACGCCGAGGCCGCCGTACGCCGTGTCGTGGAGTCGGTCGAGCGGCTCGCCCCGCTGCTCCCGCACGACGCCGCGTACCACGAGGCCCTCGTCGGTGACCTGCGCCGCTGGGCCGAGGGCGGCTTCCGGGTGCCGGACTTCCTGGACTCGCTGCTGGCCTTCCAGCCGGCCGCGGGCCGCGCCGACGGGCTGCAGCACCTCGTCGTCTTCCCGATGTACACGCAGAACGGCAACCCGGACCGCAACCTGGAGGCGGTCGTGCTGCGCATGGTCTGGCCCGAGTGGCTGGCCGAGCTGGAGCGCACCCGGTACGACAACCCGCTGTTCTGCGGCATCACGTTCGAGGACTTCACCTCCGGTTACGACACCAACTCCGCTGTCCTCTTCCCCGAGACCATCGCCGTACGCGAGGCGCCGGAACGTTTCTCCTGGGGTGGCATCTTCTGCGACCGCGAGGCCGCCCGCTTCCGCCGGGTCACCGACGCCGCCGTCGGCATCCTGGGCCTTGAGCTGCCCGAGGACATCGCCGCGATGGTCCACGACCAGAAGCGCTGCGAAGAGGCCTTCGTGCTGTGGGACATGGTCCACGACCGCACCCACAGCCACGGCGACCTGCCGTTCGACCCGTTCATGATCAAGCAGCGCCAGCCGTTCTGGATGTACGGCCTGGAGGAGCTGCGCTGCGACCTCACCGCCTTCAAGGAGGCCGTGAAGCTCCAGGCGGACGGCGTCCCGCAGGCCCGTGACGTGCAGTACGCGGTCCTCTTCGACCGCATGTTCCGCTTCCCGGTCACCGGCGACCGCGTCCGCAACTACGACGGTGTCGGCGGCCAGCTGCTCTTCGCCTACCTGCACAAGCACGACGTCGTCCGCTGGACCGACAACAGGCTCTCCATCGACTGGGAGCGCGCCCCGCAGGTCACCAACCAGCTCTGCGCCGAGATCGAGAAGCTGTACCGGGACGGCATCGACCGCCCCAAGCTCGTGCACTGGTTCGCCGGCTACGAACTGGTCGCGACCTACCTCGCTCCGCACCCCGGATCGAAGTGGGCCAAGGGACCGGACGCCCTGGACCTGACCCAGCCGCCGCGCAAGCTCGTGGACGACGTGCTTCCGGACGAGTTTCCGCTGAGCATGTTCTATGAGGCCTTGTCCAAGAAGCTGAAGAACGTGATCGCCTCCACCAAGGGCATCACGGCGAACGGCGCCGAGCGGATCGCCGCGTGA
- a CDS encoding glycerophosphodiester phosphodiesterase, translated as MNFLTIGHRGVMGVEPENTLRSFVAAQAAGLDLIELDLHLSKDGALVVMHDAEVDRTTDGTGPIAEKTLAELRTLDAGRGERVPVFEEVLDTVKAPLQAEIKDVAAARALAEVMHRRDLTSRVEVSSFHDEAIAEIARLVPGVRTALIASRYGTDVVERATEAGAATLCLNIRRLTLEVTELAHAADLKIIGWVVNTQDHLRLVRALQLDGATTDYPEIKRTGRFTA; from the coding sequence TTGAACTTCCTTACCATCGGTCACCGCGGGGTCATGGGTGTCGAGCCCGAGAACACCCTCCGTTCCTTCGTCGCCGCGCAGGCCGCCGGCCTCGACCTGATCGAACTCGACCTCCACCTGAGCAAGGACGGCGCCCTCGTCGTCATGCACGACGCGGAGGTGGACCGCACGACCGACGGCACCGGACCGATCGCCGAGAAGACCCTCGCGGAACTGCGCACCCTGGACGCGGGCCGCGGGGAGCGGGTGCCGGTGTTCGAGGAGGTCCTGGACACGGTGAAGGCGCCGCTGCAGGCGGAGATCAAGGACGTGGCGGCGGCCAGGGCGCTGGCCGAGGTCATGCACCGGCGGGACCTCACCTCCCGGGTGGAGGTGTCCTCGTTCCACGACGAGGCGATCGCCGAGATCGCCCGGCTGGTACCGGGGGTGCGCACCGCGCTGATCGCGAGCCGCTACGGCACCGACGTGGTCGAGCGCGCCACCGAGGCGGGCGCCGCGACCCTCTGTCTCAACATCCGCCGGCTGACCCTGGAGGTCACCGAGCTGGCACACGCGGCCGATCTGAAGATCATCGGCTGGGTGGTCAACACACAGGACCACCTGCGGCTGGTACGCGCGCTCCAGCTCGACGGGGCGACGACGGACTACCCGGAGATCAAACGCACCGGCCGCTTCACCGCCTGA
- a CDS encoding GNAT family N-acetyltransferase, translated as MDSTTTGLAFRDAVDTDVDALVALVESAYRGDASRAGWTTEADILEGQRTDPEGVLQVIKSPDGRLLTVERDGRIVACCHLEHRGDHAYFGMFAVSPTLQGAGLGKAVMAEAERRARAAWGVSEMHMTVISVRDDLIAWYERRGYRRTGTMTPFPYGDERFGVPQRDDLQFELLVKPLL; from the coding sequence ATGGACAGCACCACCACCGGACTGGCGTTCCGTGACGCCGTCGACACCGACGTGGACGCCCTTGTGGCGCTGGTCGAGTCGGCGTACCGGGGAGACGCCAGCCGGGCCGGGTGGACCACCGAGGCGGACATCCTGGAAGGGCAGCGGACCGACCCCGAGGGTGTGCTCCAGGTCATCAAGTCGCCCGACGGCAGGCTGCTGACCGTCGAGCGGGACGGCCGGATCGTCGCCTGCTGCCACCTCGAGCACCGGGGGGACCACGCCTACTTCGGCATGTTCGCGGTCAGCCCCACCCTCCAGGGGGCCGGCCTCGGCAAGGCCGTCATGGCGGAGGCGGAGCGGCGGGCCCGGGCGGCCTGGGGCGTCAGCGAGATGCACATGACGGTGATCTCGGTCCGCGACGACCTGATCGCCTGGTACGAGCGCCGCGGCTACCGCCGTACGGGCACGATGACCCCGTTCCCGTACGGCGACGAGCGCTTCGGCGTCCCGCAGCGCGACGATCTTCAGTTCGAGCTGCTGGTCAAGCCCCTGCTGTGA
- a CDS encoding VOC family protein: MVHVLGSRTLLRPTDPERSRAFYGGQLGLAVYREFGTGPERGTVYFLGGGFLELSGRSEPLPTPSASPAVRLWLQVADAAVAHEELRARDVAIVRPPVKEPWGLVELWIADPDGIPIVLVEVPEDHPLRYRPGI, from the coding sequence ATGGTGCACGTTCTCGGCAGCCGGACCCTGCTCCGCCCCACCGACCCCGAACGCTCCCGTGCCTTCTACGGCGGACAGCTGGGCCTCGCCGTCTACCGCGAGTTCGGCACGGGCCCGGAACGCGGGACCGTCTACTTCCTCGGCGGCGGCTTCCTGGAGCTGTCCGGCCGCTCCGAGCCTCTCCCGACACCGTCGGCGTCACCGGCGGTGCGGCTGTGGCTCCAGGTCGCGGACGCGGCCGTGGCACATGAGGAGCTGCGGGCCAGGGACGTGGCGATCGTACGGCCCCCGGTGAAGGAGCCCTGGGGCCTGGTGGAGCTGTGGATCGCCGACCCGGACGGCATCCCGATCGTCCTGGTGGAGGTCCCGGAGGACCATCCGCTGCGGTACCGGCCGGGCATCTGA
- a CDS encoding LysR substrate-binding domain-containing protein — translation MLDLRQLRYFVVVAETEHVGRAAEKLHISQSPLSRQIAQLEKNLGLTLFERSQQRIRLTADGRVFLSEAQALLRHADRLENLGRRLGRGEEGGLCIGYVGDAMHAGVLPRSLRELHDERPGIHVALYNLPAAGQYEGLRQRSLDIGFVPEPPPEDDPDLRSALLLEDPLLLALPAGHPLADREEIHPCDLDGQPWVAVENSQNPAWRDDFIAACAASGFTPDIRLEATEPLTALGLVASGLGMALIQKSMLHGTAQGVAVRELPWFESSVRLWAAWHHIDLRPVVAAFRENVLAASGT, via the coding sequence ATGCTTGACCTGCGACAACTTCGCTATTTCGTGGTCGTCGCCGAGACGGAGCACGTCGGCCGTGCCGCCGAGAAGCTGCACATCTCGCAGTCCCCGCTCAGCCGGCAGATCGCCCAGCTGGAGAAGAACCTGGGTCTGACCCTGTTCGAGCGGAGCCAGCAGCGTATCCGGCTCACCGCCGACGGCCGGGTCTTCCTCTCCGAGGCCCAGGCTCTGCTGCGGCACGCCGACCGTCTGGAGAACCTCGGCCGCCGGCTCGGCCGCGGGGAGGAGGGCGGTCTGTGCATCGGCTACGTCGGCGACGCCATGCACGCCGGCGTCCTGCCCCGCTCTCTGCGTGAACTCCACGACGAGCGCCCGGGCATCCACGTGGCCCTCTACAACCTTCCCGCAGCGGGGCAGTACGAGGGTCTGCGGCAGCGCAGCCTGGACATCGGCTTCGTCCCCGAACCACCGCCCGAGGACGATCCGGACCTGAGGTCGGCGCTGTTGCTGGAAGACCCCCTTCTGCTGGCCCTGCCGGCCGGGCATCCGCTGGCCGACCGCGAGGAGATCCACCCTTGCGACCTCGACGGGCAGCCCTGGGTCGCGGTGGAGAACAGCCAGAACCCGGCCTGGCGCGACGACTTCATCGCCGCCTGTGCCGCCTCGGGCTTCACCCCCGACATCCGGCTCGAAGCCACCGAGCCCCTCACCGCCCTCGGCCTCGTCGCCTCAGGGCTGGGCATGGCGCTCATCCAGAAGAGCATGCTCCATGGCACCGCCCAGGGCGTGGCCGTGCGCGAACTCCCCTGGTTCGAAAGCTCCGTGCGCCTGTGGGCGGCCTGGCATCACATCGATCTGCGGCCGGTGGTGGCCGCCTTCCGCGAGAACGTCCTTGCCGCGTCGGGTACCTGA